The Burkholderiales bacterium JOSHI_001 genomic sequence GTGACACTTTAGTCTGGGTTGATAGGTAACACACCGATGGACGATGGACTCCTTGAAGGAGGAGTCCGATGCCTTGGAGTGAGACCACGACCATGGATGCGAAGGTGGCATTTATTCTGGATTGGAAGAGCCAGAAATACCAGGTGACGGAGCTGTGCGCGAGGTACGGCGTGAGCCGCAAGACGGCGTACAAGTGGATCAACCGGTACCTTGAAGACGGGCCGGACGGGCTGTGGGACCGCAGCCATGCACCCAGGCGTTCGCCACACCGCACAAGCGCGCAGGTGGAGCAAGCGATCGTGCAGCAGAGGCTGCGGCATCCGAGCTGGGGCCCGAAGAAGCTGATCTGGACGCTGCAGCGCTGGCAACCGGAGCTGGAACTGCCCAGCCTGGGGACGGTGGCAGAGATCCTGAAGCGCAACGACCTGGTGCTGGCCAAGAGAAGGCCCAGAGCGGTGGGCCACCCCGGGCGGCCGAGCATGGCGGTGAGCAAGCCCAACGACAGTTGGAGCATCGACTTCAAGGGGCAGTTCAGGACGGGCGACGGCAAGTACCTGTACCCGCTGACGGTGACGGACAACCACAGCCGCTACCTGCTGGCGTGCCAGGGGCTGCCGGGCACGTTGCTGGAGCCCACGCAGGCGGTACTGAGCCGGGTGTTCAAGGAGCATGGGCTGCCCAGCCGGATGAGAAGCGACAACGGGGTGCCATTCGCGGCGTACACGCTGGGAAGGTTGAGTCGGCTGTCGGTGTGGCTGTTGAAGCTGGGGGTGATGCCGGAACTGATCGAGCCGGGCAAGCCCCAGCAGAATGGGCGGCACGAGAGGATGCACAGGACGCTGAAGGACGAGACGTTGAAGCCGCCGGGGGCCAACGCTGGAGTGCAGCAGAGGAAGTTCAACAGCTGGCGACAAGAATTCAACCAGGACAGGCCGCACGAGGCCCACGACGGGTTGACACCGGCGGACGTGCATGTGAACTCGACGAGGCAAATGCCCAGCAAGCTGCTGCAGCCCGAGTACCCTGACCGATTCGAGGTTCGCTACGTCAGCGCCAACGGCGGAATTCGATGGCGCAAGAAGTGGCTGAATGTGAGCAGCGTTCTGATTGGAGAACACGTGGGCTTGGAAGAAGTTGACGACGGCAAGTGGGACGTCTACTTCGCCAACTACAGGCTGGGAACATTGAATGAACGCTTCATGAGAATTGAGGATGTCCTCGGTAAACTGAAGCGCCGCGTGTAACCCATCAACCCGGACTATCTGTCACCCATCATCCCGACTGCTCACTTCGCTCACGTCCGTGTTGTGACCAATTACTCCGGGATCGGAAACGTTGCTTGAGAGTTGATGAGCCAGTCGCCGCCTTCTGAAGTTGCCGTGATCACAAAGAAGGCAGGCCAAGGCTTGTCGTTCGGGCGGTCAGTCCTGCCGAAGCTGTATGTTCCCGTGACAACAACCGCCCCAGGGGTCAGTGACTTCACTCTCTGGCTCTCGACCTTCATGACTGGGCGAACAGTTCCCTTGCACGCGCCGGCAAAGTACTCTCGCAGTGCCTCTCGTCCGACGAGGGGTTTCGGCGTGCTCGGAGATATGAACTCGGCGGTTGGCACGTACCGACCAACGAGAGCGTCAAGCTCGCACACACTAAAGAGTTCGGCGATTCGAGGCACTACGGCCTCAGGGCTGCCCGGCGATCTGGAGGCAGGCGTTTGCTGCGCACATCCAGCCACGAGGGCCGCCAGAAGGTAAAACGGAGGGGAAGCGCGCATAGTGGGCCTTGTGCTGCCTAACGTTCGAGCTAACCCGCGTGACGCGGCTTGGCAGGCTGGCCGTGCGGCCGATGATGACCAACACGGCCGCGCGGCCAGGCTGCCAAGCCGTGGCACGTCGGGTGGTTGAGCGAGGGGTTAGGCTGCATTTTGCTGCCTACGTGCTACTTTGCCTGCCGAGAGACGAAACGGATGCGCGCAATCTTGGCGCTCTGCGCGGCGACAACTGCACGGCCAACCGCCTGGTGATTGGCATCGACGGACGCAAGGATCTCGAGCTCCAAGCTCGAGCCAGAGGATTGGAGCGTGCGAAGTTCCTCTGAGAGGCTTGAATCCGAGACTACCCGGCCATTCAGCGTGTATGCACCCGTTGAATCTACGTTGATTGTGACGATCTTCGGAGACTCCGAAGGGGAGCAACCACTTGCAGCTAGAAAGTAGACCAAGGCGACGCTCGAACTCACGAAGCGCACCAAGAAGCCTTGCCTCGATGGGTGAGTGGCGAGGCAATTGGCGAAAGTGGTGTTCATGCAGCCTAACGTTTGAGCTAAGCCGACCACTGCGGCAGGGCGCTTGGCCGGCAGGGACGAGGATAACCAATGCCGGCCCTGCCGGCCAAGCGGCCTGCCGTAGTGGGTCGGCGCTTGAGCGAAGGGTTAGGCCGCATTTCAGTCGCGGCCATGGGACGGCGGGCTTGGTTGAAAGCACTGTTCAGGATCCGCGACGAAAAGCCAACCAACTGCGAGACAGATTGGAACTCCCACAAACGACCACTGGCTGGAAGTGAAGTGCCATGCAATGGCGCTAGCCAGTGCGCCGGCGGCGAGGCACAGAAGAAGTAGAACTACACGGCCCATTGGCACTTACGACCGACCAGTGACAAACAGCTTCCATGATGGGTATAGCGCGAGTGCAAAGCACAGAAGACCCACCAAAAGTGGCAATTGCCCCTGAAGTTCGATGGAGAACGCGGCTTCAAGTAGCCATAGGAGTGCAAACCACCACGCGAGGCCCATTGCGAGTACGCCGCCGACGAAAAGGATGGCTCTGGAAAGCACGAAGTTCGTTCCCTATGCGGCCTAACGTTCGAGGTAAGGCGGGCCCTACAGCGGAGCGTGTAAGCCCCGCGTAGGACGATGATAACTTTGGCCTGCGCGGGGCTTGCGCGCGCAGCTGTTGGGGCTCGCCTTGACCGAGGGGTTAGCCGTCACTTTCCCGGCAGTTGCCTACGGATTTCGGCTTCAACAATTGTCGGAAGTTGCCGCTCCAAAGCTTGCGCAACTGCGTTTTCTTGGGCGTGAAAGAGCTTTGGAGCCATGTAGCCGGCCAACATTGCGAGTGCCACAACCTTTGCCGAGCTGGTTGCGTTACCTGATAGGGCGCCGGTGAAGTAGAGGGCTACCAAGAGTCCAGTGGCCAAACCAACTACCAGGCGTCCCCATACCCAGTACCAACGCCGTGACTCAAAGATCTGGAGCCATGCGAACGGATTGAAGATAGAACGAGGAAGTCGATTCTGGAGTTCGCCCTTATTAAAGTCGGCGATCTGCGGCATTCTGGAGAAGTCATTCTCGATCATGAACATATGAACGAAAGAGCCTAGGGTTGCAAACAGAGGGCACAGCGTCATCAATGCGATGTCCTGCTTTGAAAGCCCAAGTTCCAAGAACGACTCAAGTATTCCGAGCATGATAGGGGCGAGTTGGGTTTGGTGACGGCTAACGTTCGAGGTAAGGCGGGACCTACAGCGGAGCGCGTAAGGCCCGCAGGGGACGATGATGAATTTGGCCCCTGCGGGCCTTACGCGCGCAGCTGTTGGGGCTCGCCTTGACCGAGGGGTTAGGCGACAATTTTGTGCAACCGGGACGAATAGCTTTGGATGTGCGATTAGCCACTATGCAGTTACACATTTGCGTTTGCCTTTGGCTTTCCGGCCACTATGGTCCGACGGGAAATGAAAAGTGCAACTCCGAAGTAGATGTATGACAGGGCTACTAGAAGCGACGCGCGGTCGGAGTGGTGGGTGGAGTCAAAGCTGTCGACAATGATGAACCATGTAGTTGTGTAGGACAGCGACGCCAAAGCGGCTGCAAGATGCCACGTCTCGCGAATTTTTATGGCGCAAAACGCCAAGTACACAGTTCCAACTGTCAGTGCGGCAGCGAAGGGAAGGGCCAAGCCAAGGACAAACATCAATGACCTTGCGGTCTCTATCCCACCCAATTGAATGATCAGCGCGGTGCAAACCGCCAATGCGGCATTTCCCCCAATTGCAACACTCCAGGTGGATGGGGGCTGTAGCGTCCATGGCATAGCTAAA encodes the following:
- a CDS encoding transposase (PFAM: Integrase core domain), with amino-acid sequence MPWSETTTMDAKVAFILDWKSQKYQVTELCARYGVSRKTAYKWINRYLEDGPDGLWDRSHAPRRSPHRTSAQVEQAIVQQRLRHPSWGPKKLIWTLQRWQPELELPSLGTVAEILKRNDLVLAKRRPRAVGHPGRPSMAVSKPNDSWSIDFKGQFRTGDGKYLYPLTVTDNHSRYLLACQGLPGTLLEPTQAVLSRVFKEHGLPSRMRSDNGVPFAAYTLGRLSRLSVWLLKLGVMPELIEPGKPQQNGRHERMHRTLKDETLKPPGANAGVQQRKFNSWRQEFNQDRPHEAHDGLTPADVHVNSTRQMPSKLLQPEYPDRFEVRYVSANGGIRWRKKWLNVSSVLIGEHVGLEEVDDGKWDVYFANYRLGTLNERFMRIEDVLGKLKRRV
- a CDS encoding uncharacterized protein with a cystatin-like fold (manually curated), with the translated sequence MRASPPFYLLAALVAGCAQQTPASRSPGSPEAVVPRIAELFSVCELDALVGRYVPTAEFISPSTPKPLVGREALREYFAGACKGTVRPVMKVESQRVKSLTPGAVVVTGTYSFGRTDRPNDKPWPAFFVITATSEGGDWLINSQATFPIPE
- a CDS encoding Biopolymer transport protein ExbD/TolR (PFAM: Biopolymer transport protein ExbD/TolR~manually curated); the protein is MVGLAQTLGCMNTTFANCLATHPSRQGFLVRFVSSSVALVYFLAASGCSPSESPKIVTINVDSTGAYTLNGRVVSDSSLSEELRTLQSSGSSLELEILASVDANHQAVGRAVVAAQSAKIARIRFVSRQAK